One Halomonas sp. M4R1S46 genomic window carries:
- a CDS encoding DUF1007 family protein, whose amino-acid sequence MPPPRTSRGEAGRRLLALGLACALALWPRLSPAHPHGWVDVTVRVLMDEHGRVEALHQRWRLDPFYSQLLLEELRAAQGEAPMEARLDQLGVEIRHNLSPQHYFTHVTRNGEAVALGEVDDFTTLARDGRVVLMFRLPLAEPLPLDQAAMHYRIYDPTYYIEVLHEADGEIPRADALRVTGADCATRIIAADPDPVQVAEAASLDRGEQAPEGLGRFFAETGEVRCDLP is encoded by the coding sequence ATGCCGCCTCCACGCACATCACGGGGCGAGGCCGGGCGCCGCCTCCTGGCCCTCGGCCTCGCCTGCGCCCTGGCTCTCTGGCCACGGCTGAGCCCGGCCCACCCTCACGGCTGGGTGGACGTCACGGTGCGCGTGCTGATGGATGAGCACGGCCGGGTCGAGGCCCTGCACCAACGCTGGCGCCTCGACCCCTTCTACAGTCAGCTGCTGCTGGAGGAACTGCGGGCCGCCCAGGGCGAGGCCCCGATGGAGGCCCGCCTCGACCAGCTCGGCGTGGAGATACGTCACAACCTGTCTCCACAGCACTACTTCACCCACGTCACCCGGAACGGAGAGGCGGTCGCGCTGGGCGAGGTCGACGACTTCACCACCCTGGCGCGAGACGGCCGCGTCGTCCTCATGTTCCGGCTGCCGCTGGCCGAGCCCCTGCCACTGGACCAGGCCGCGATGCACTACCGGATCTACGACCCGACCTACTATATCGAGGTGCTGCATGAGGCGGATGGCGAAATCCCCCGGGCGGACGCGCTGCGCGTGACGGGAGCCGACTGTGCCACGCGCATCATCGCCGCCGACCCCGACCCGGTCCAGGTCGCCGAGGCGGCGAGCCTGGACCGTGGCGAACAGGCGCCGGAGGGACTGGGACGCTTCTTCGCCGAAACCGGAGAGGTGCGATGCGACCTCCCCTAG
- a CDS encoding ATP-binding cassette domain-containing protein: MIETRAASFEVNGQCLLHPLDLAFEQGGVHGLIGHNGSGKSTLLKLLARQQAASRGELRLDDKPLTAWGHRAFARQVAYLPQHLPAAENLTGRELVGFGRYPWHGLLGRHGREDEAAIDRALALTHTEPFADRQVDTLSGGERQRVWLAMLLAQGSRFLLLDEPLAALDVAHQVEVLALTRRLCRELGLGVIIVLHDINMASRYCDRLVALHGGRLLAQGTPAEMMNGDTLKAIYGIPMHVMAHPSGEHRVAIAH, encoded by the coding sequence ATGATCGAAACCCGTGCCGCCTCCTTCGAGGTCAACGGCCAGTGCCTGCTGCATCCCCTCGACCTCGCCTTCGAGCAAGGCGGGGTCCATGGCCTGATCGGCCACAACGGGTCGGGCAAGTCGACCCTGCTCAAGCTGCTGGCCCGCCAACAAGCCGCCAGCCGGGGCGAGCTGCGGCTGGACGACAAGCCGCTGACGGCCTGGGGCCATCGCGCCTTCGCCCGCCAGGTGGCCTACCTGCCCCAGCACCTGCCCGCCGCCGAGAACCTCACCGGGCGCGAGCTGGTGGGCTTCGGCCGCTATCCCTGGCACGGCCTGCTGGGCCGGCATGGCCGCGAGGACGAGGCGGCCATCGACCGCGCCCTGGCCCTGACCCACACCGAGCCCTTCGCCGACCGCCAGGTGGACACCCTCTCCGGCGGCGAGCGCCAGCGGGTCTGGCTGGCCATGCTGCTCGCCCAGGGCAGCCGCTTCCTGCTGCTCGACGAGCCCCTGGCGGCGCTGGATGTCGCCCACCAGGTGGAGGTGCTGGCCCTCACCCGCCGCCTGTGCCGGGAACTGGGCCTCGGGGTGATCATCGTGCTCCACGACATCAACATGGCCTCGCGCTACTGCGACCGCCTGGTGGCCCTGCACGGCGGCCGACTGCTGGCCCAGGGCACACCGGCGGAGATGATGAACGGCGACACCCTCAAGGCCATCTACGGCATTCCCATGCACGTCATGGCCCACCCGTCCGGCGAGCACCGCGTCGCCATCGCCCACTAG
- a CDS encoding ABC transporter ATP-binding protein, with translation MSSTASSFQALGRLLRYARGYRRRIIAASVCSILNKLFDIAPEILIGVAIDVVVNQEESFVAGLGFTTAQQQILVLGGLTFFIWVGESLFEYLFQILWRNLAQRLQADLRQDAYEHAQRLDMGFFESRSSGQLVATMNDDVNQLERFLDGGANAMIQVAVTVVAVGAVFFVLSPLIALLAFTPIPLIVWGAFYFQRKAGPLYADVRERVGDLSSRLANNLAGIATIKSFTAEAREAERLRAASEAYVEANRRAIRISSAFIPVIRMAILTGFLATFTVGGMMALRGELNVGAYGVLVFLTQRLLWPLTGLAQVIDLFERAMASTRRILDLLATPIRVRDDAGRELAEPVRGAVTFERVAFRYGEGAAGVQDIDLAVPAGHTLALVGATGSGKSTLIKLLLRFHDPDAGRVRIDGQPVDSVSLQSLRRAIGLVSQDVYLFEGSVRDNIAYGKPDAAEAEIVEAARTAEAWDFIQALPEGLDTPVGERGVRLSGGQRQRLSLARALLKDPPILVLDEATSAVDNETEAAIQRSLQRIGHGRTVIMIAHRLSTIVHADEIAVIEAGRVVERGTHGELLARDGRYAAQWRVQTGEIQAAAAPLA, from the coding sequence ATGTCTTCCACTGCTTCCAGCTTCCAGGCCCTGGGGCGCCTGCTGCGCTATGCCCGGGGGTACCGGCGCCGCATCATCGCCGCCAGCGTCTGCTCGATCCTCAACAAGCTGTTCGATATCGCCCCGGAGATCCTGATCGGCGTGGCCATCGACGTGGTGGTCAACCAGGAGGAGAGCTTCGTCGCCGGGCTGGGCTTCACCACCGCCCAGCAGCAGATCCTGGTGCTGGGCGGGCTGACCTTCTTCATCTGGGTCGGCGAGTCGCTGTTCGAGTATCTCTTCCAGATCCTCTGGCGCAACCTGGCCCAGCGCCTGCAGGCCGACCTGCGCCAGGACGCCTACGAACACGCCCAGCGCCTGGACATGGGCTTCTTCGAGTCGCGGAGTTCGGGGCAGCTGGTGGCGACCATGAACGATGACGTCAACCAGCTCGAGCGCTTCCTCGACGGCGGCGCCAATGCCATGATCCAGGTCGCCGTCACCGTGGTGGCGGTGGGCGCGGTGTTCTTCGTGCTCTCGCCGTTGATCGCGCTGCTGGCCTTCACCCCGATCCCGCTGATCGTCTGGGGGGCCTTCTACTTCCAGCGCAAGGCCGGGCCGCTGTATGCCGACGTCCGCGAACGGGTCGGCGACCTGTCCAGCCGGCTGGCCAACAACCTGGCGGGCATCGCCACCATCAAGAGCTTCACCGCCGAGGCCCGCGAGGCCGAGCGCCTCAGGGCCGCCAGCGAGGCCTACGTGGAGGCCAACCGGCGGGCCATCCGCATCAGCTCCGCCTTCATCCCGGTGATCCGCATGGCGATCCTCACCGGCTTCCTGGCCACCTTCACCGTGGGCGGCATGATGGCGCTGCGCGGCGAGCTCAACGTGGGCGCCTACGGGGTGCTGGTGTTCCTTACCCAGCGCCTGCTGTGGCCGCTCACCGGCCTGGCCCAGGTCATCGACCTGTTCGAACGCGCCATGGCCAGCACCCGGCGCATCCTCGACCTGCTGGCCACTCCCATTCGAGTGCGCGACGACGCCGGCCGCGAACTGGCCGAGCCGGTGCGCGGCGCGGTGACCTTCGAGCGGGTCGCCTTCCGCTACGGCGAGGGCGCCGCCGGGGTCCAGGACATCGACCTGGCGGTGCCGGCGGGGCACACCCTGGCGCTGGTGGGCGCTACGGGCTCCGGCAAGTCGACGCTGATCAAGCTGCTGCTGCGCTTCCATGACCCCGACGCGGGGCGGGTGCGGATCGACGGCCAGCCGGTCGATTCGGTGAGCCTGCAGTCGCTGCGCCGGGCCATCGGCCTGGTCAGCCAGGACGTCTACCTGTTCGAGGGCTCGGTACGCGACAACATCGCCTACGGCAAGCCGGACGCCGCGGAGGCCGAGATCGTCGAGGCGGCGCGCACCGCCGAGGCCTGGGACTTCATCCAGGCCTTGCCAGAGGGGCTGGACACCCCGGTGGGCGAGCGCGGCGTGCGCCTGTCCGGCGGCCAGCGCCAGCGCCTGTCGCTGGCCCGGGCGCTGCTCAAGGACCCGCCGATCCTGGTGCTGGACGAGGCCACCAGCGCCGTGGACAACGAGACCGAGGCGGCCATCCAGCGCTCGCTCCAGCGCATCGGCCATGGCCGCACCGTGATCATGATCGCCCACCGCCTCTCGACCATCGTCCATGCCGACGAGATCGCCGTCATCGAGGCCGGCCGGGTGGTCGAGCGCGGCACCCACGGCGAGCTGCTCGCCCGGGACGGTCGCTACGCCGCCCAGTGGCGGGTGCAGACCGGCGAGATCCAGGCGGCGGCCGCGCCCCTGGCCTGA
- the fhuB gene encoding Fe(3+)-hydroxamate ABC transporter permease FhuB, whose translation MPSDALAPRRPWRPRLTPGRLCLPLALGLLMLGLDQLLAGPGLGPGLAALFSAPDRAEAAATLVLHFAWWPRLAMALLAGGGLALAGVLMQQVLRNPLAAPTTLGVASGANLALMAATLMAPGLLGLGREWVALAGGGLAMGLVLALAWRRGLAPVVVVLGGLVVNLYFGALSMVLLLFHQEELKGLLIWGAGSLAQNGWQDAAFLAPRLALGALAAVWLLRPLAVLELDEAGARSLGVSLKHLRLAGLGLAIFLTGCVVSVVGVIGFIGLAAPNIVRLAGARHLGARLAWSTLLGALLLATTDLLLQRVSGSLPTLIPTGATTAALGAPLLLWLIPRLRLGGEAPPREARAIGTRHPAPGRLATWLALGLAGLAVVALLAGQAGTGWQWAAPTDWALLQWRLPRALAAAGCGVMLAIAGTLIQRLTANPMASPEVLGISGGSAIALMGAIFLLPAPSNLTLVAAGTLGALVTLAVLVGLNRRSGFQPERLLLTGVAITALFDAVRAVVLAGGDPRGQQVIAWLSGSTYYVDLTSALVVTAAALLLALAAAPLTRWLDILPLGGASATALGLPLARARLVLLLLVALLTAGATLVVGPLSFVGLLAPHLARLLGFSRAGAHLLGAALAGALLMVLADWLGRQLLFPEEIPAGLVASLLGGAYFMWGLRRL comes from the coding sequence ATGCCGTCTGACGCCCTCGCCCCCCGCCGCCCGTGGCGCCCCCGGCTGACCCCGGGACGCCTCTGCCTGCCGCTCGCGCTCGGGCTGCTGATGCTCGGACTCGACCAGCTCCTCGCCGGCCCCGGCCTGGGGCCGGGGCTCGCCGCCCTGTTCAGCGCGCCGGACCGGGCCGAGGCGGCCGCGACGCTGGTGCTGCACTTCGCCTGGTGGCCGCGGCTGGCCATGGCCCTGCTCGCCGGCGGCGGCCTGGCACTCGCCGGCGTGTTGATGCAGCAGGTGCTGCGCAATCCCCTGGCCGCGCCCACCACCCTGGGCGTGGCCAGCGGCGCCAACCTGGCGCTGATGGCCGCGACCCTGATGGCGCCCGGCCTGCTGGGCCTGGGCCGGGAATGGGTGGCGCTGGCCGGTGGCGGCCTGGCCATGGGGCTGGTCCTCGCCCTGGCCTGGCGGCGCGGCCTGGCGCCGGTGGTGGTGGTGCTCGGCGGCCTGGTGGTCAACCTCTACTTCGGCGCCCTGTCCATGGTGCTGCTGCTCTTCCATCAGGAGGAGCTCAAGGGGCTGTTGATCTGGGGCGCCGGCTCGCTGGCCCAGAACGGCTGGCAGGACGCCGCCTTCCTTGCGCCGCGCCTGGCGCTGGGCGCGCTGGCCGCCGTCTGGCTGCTGCGCCCCCTGGCGGTGCTCGAGCTCGACGAGGCCGGCGCGCGGAGCCTCGGCGTGTCGCTCAAGCACCTGCGCCTCGCCGGCCTCGGCCTGGCCATCTTCCTCACCGGCTGCGTGGTCAGCGTGGTCGGGGTGATCGGCTTCATCGGCCTGGCCGCCCCCAACATCGTGCGCCTGGCCGGCGCCCGGCACCTGGGCGCGCGGCTCGCCTGGTCGACGCTGCTCGGCGCCCTGCTGCTGGCCACCACCGACCTGCTGCTGCAGCGCGTCTCGGGCAGCTTGCCCACCCTGATCCCCACCGGCGCCACCACCGCGGCCCTGGGCGCCCCCCTGCTGCTGTGGCTGATCCCGCGGCTGCGCCTGGGCGGCGAGGCCCCGCCCCGGGAGGCCCGAGCCATCGGTACCCGCCACCCGGCCCCCGGGCGCCTGGCCACCTGGCTGGCCCTGGGCCTGGCCGGGCTCGCCGTGGTCGCGCTGCTCGCCGGTCAGGCGGGAACCGGCTGGCAGTGGGCCGCGCCGACCGACTGGGCGCTGCTGCAGTGGCGTTTGCCCCGGGCCCTGGCCGCCGCCGGCTGCGGGGTGATGCTGGCCATCGCCGGCACCCTGATCCAGCGGCTCACCGCCAACCCCATGGCCAGCCCCGAGGTGCTGGGCATCAGCGGCGGCAGCGCCATCGCCCTGATGGGCGCCATCTTCCTGCTGCCCGCCCCGAGCAACCTGACCCTGGTGGCCGCCGGCACCCTCGGCGCCCTGGTCACCCTGGCGGTGCTGGTGGGGCTGAACCGCAGGAGCGGCTTCCAGCCGGAGCGGCTGCTGCTCACCGGGGTGGCCATCACGGCGCTGTTCGACGCGGTCAGGGCCGTGGTGCTGGCCGGCGGCGACCCCCGGGGCCAGCAGGTGATCGCCTGGCTGTCCGGGTCCACCTACTACGTCGACCTGACCAGCGCCCTGGTGGTGACCGCGGCGGCCCTGCTGCTGGCCCTGGCCGCCGCGCCGCTGACCCGCTGGCTGGACATCCTGCCGCTGGGCGGCGCCAGCGCCACCGCCCTGGGGCTGCCCCTGGCCCGCGCGCGACTGGTGCTGCTGCTGCTGGTGGCCCTGCTCACCGCCGGCGCCACCCTGGTGGTCGGCCCGCTGTCCTTCGTCGGCCTGCTGGCCCCGCACCTGGCCCGGCTGCTGGGCTTCTCGCGGGCCGGGGCGCACCTGCTCGGCGCCGCCCTGGCCGGAGCGCTGCTGATGGTGCTGGCCGACTGGCTGGGCCGCCAGCTGCTGTTCCCCGAGGAGATCCCCGCCGGCCTGGTGGCCTCGCTGCTCGGCGGCGCCTACTTCATGTGGGGGCTGCGGCGACTATGA
- a CDS encoding iron-siderophore ABC transporter substrate-binding protein — MLRLRRPDRPPWRRWIVALLTGLLATSATAGSPRLATLDWTLAETLVALGTPPRAVAQVEAYHAWVVEPALPDTTTDLGLRSQPNLERLASLAPERILISPMFANLAPRLERIAPVENLPLYRPGRDTWTEMRELTRSLGGLVGRPEAAARLIETTEARLDALRQRLDETTPPLLIVQFMDSRHVRVFGAGGLYQAVLDRLGLDNAWSGSTNAWGFSLVGIEALAGLDARLVVVEPYPAGVHETLADSGLWHHLVETSRDTPIVLPPVWSFGALPSASRFAERLVTALEHDDAV, encoded by the coding sequence TTGCTTCGCCTTCGCCGTCCCGACCGCCCCCCCTGGCGCCGCTGGATCGTCGCCCTGCTGACCGGACTCCTGGCCACTTCGGCCACGGCCGGCTCGCCCCGCCTCGCCACCCTCGACTGGACCCTGGCCGAGACCCTGGTGGCCCTGGGCACACCGCCCCGTGCCGTGGCCCAGGTCGAGGCCTATCACGCCTGGGTGGTCGAGCCCGCCCTGCCCGACACCACGACCGACCTGGGGCTGCGCAGCCAGCCCAACCTCGAGCGGCTGGCGAGCCTGGCGCCGGAGCGCATCCTGATCTCGCCGATGTTCGCCAACCTCGCCCCGCGTCTCGAGCGCATCGCCCCGGTGGAGAACCTGCCGCTCTACCGTCCCGGGCGCGACACCTGGACGGAGATGCGCGAGCTGACCCGCTCGCTCGGCGGCCTGGTCGGGCGTCCCGAGGCGGCGGCGCGGCTGATCGAGACGACGGAGGCCCGGCTCGACGCCCTGCGCCAGCGACTCGACGAGACGACACCGCCCCTGTTGATCGTGCAATTCATGGATAGCCGCCATGTGCGGGTGTTCGGCGCGGGCGGCCTCTACCAGGCGGTGCTCGACCGCCTGGGACTCGACAACGCCTGGAGCGGGTCGACCAACGCCTGGGGCTTCTCGCTGGTGGGCATCGAGGCGCTGGCCGGCCTCGACGCCCGTCTGGTAGTGGTGGAGCCCTACCCCGCCGGCGTCCACGAGACCCTGGCCGACAGCGGCCTCTGGCACCACCTGGTCGAAACGAGCCGGGACACGCCGATCGTCCTGCCCCCGGTGTGGAGCTTCGGCGCCCTGCCCTCGGCGTCGCGTTTCGCCGAGCGGCTGGTGACCGCCCTGGAGCACGACGATGCCGTCTGA